The proteins below come from a single Hemitrygon akajei chromosome 2, sHemAka1.3, whole genome shotgun sequence genomic window:
- the LOC140738156 gene encoding E3 ubiquitin-protein ligase TRIM39-like, whose amino-acid sequence MENNLQNIKEYLTSSQLNISKLQERIQMQDSITYLKEEACGTRRISEEVREMLIKDGTLTVKKLDHARMLKAMLSEEINCTSEDTASVTLDVETAHPRLEVSEDRKSVRWIRTSCSRPDTGRRFIFGACVLGSEGFKSGRHYWEVVVRSNRRWALGVAAESVERNGRLVLKPHNGTWAIGQTDNKMYAYTTRRLELPAEPIPQRVGVLISYEAGTVSFYNVVNKSLLYTFSNFRFAEKLYPFFRTLDRNWLTIGSGSILNV is encoded by the exons atggagaaTAATCTTCAAAATATTAAAGAGTACTTAACTTCGAGTCAGCTCAACATCTCAAAATTGCAGGAAAGGATCCAAATGCAAGACAGCATAACATATCTGAAG GAGGAAGCTTGTGGGACCAGAAG GATCAGCGAGGAAGTCCGTGAAATGTTAATAAAAGACGGTACCCTGACTGTTAAAAAATTGGATCATGCAAGAATGTTGAAAGCCATGCTGAGTGAAGAAATTAATTGCACCAGCGAAG ACACTGCCTCTGTCACCCTGGACGTGGAAACGGCCCACCCGCgcctcgaggtgtctgaggatcggaagagtgtgagatggatcAGGACCAGCTGCAGTCGTCCTGACACTGGGCGAAGGTTTATATTTGGGGCCTGTGttctgggatcggagggattcaaaTCGGgcagacattactgggaggtggttGTGAGGAGCAATCGGCGCTGGGCTCTGGGAGTGGCCGCAGAGTCTGTAGAGAGGAATGGACGTCTGGTACTAAAACCGCATAATGGTACCTGGGCAATCGGGCAGACGGATAACAAAATGTATGCATATACTACACGTCGATTGGAACTCCCTGCCGAACCCATTCCCCAAAGGGTAGGGGTCCTTATCAGTTACGAAGCAGgtacagtttcattttacaatgtGGTCAACAAGTCCCTTCTGTACACATTCAGTAACTTTAGATTCGCGGAGAAACTTTACCCTTTCTTCCGAACATTGGACAGAAACTGGTTGACCATCGGTTCTGGTTCCATCCTGAATGTCTAA